One window of Trifolium pratense cultivar HEN17-A07 linkage group LG5, ARS_RC_1.1, whole genome shotgun sequence genomic DNA carries:
- the LOC123884130 gene encoding probable glycerol-3-phosphate acyltransferase 8, whose protein sequence is MAPPKLKRNFPPITEYNGTSSPHESVAADLDGTLLISRSSFPYFMLVAVEAGSLLRGFILLLSVPFIIFAYLFVSESLGIQMLIFISFAGLQFDAIELASRAVLPRFYAADVRRESFEVFDRCKRKVVVTANPTVMVDAFVKDYLGGDKVLGTEIEVNPKTKKATGFVKKPGVLVGDLKRLAVVKEFGDELPDFGLGDRKTDHDFMSICKEGYMVPPNKSAKPVPQERLKSRIIFHGHFIQRPDPLNAAISFAWIPFGFILSIIEVYLNLPLPDLVRRWQIFGIPSPQEGNQSR, encoded by the exons ATGGCACCGCCGAAACTGAAACGTAACTTCCCTCCGATAACCGAATACAACGGAACTTCTTCCCCGCATGAATCAGTCGCCGCCGATCTCGACGGAACACTTCTCATTTCTCGAAGCTCTTTTCCTTACTTCATGCTTGTTGCTGTTGAAGCCGGAAGTCTCCTCCGTGGcttcattcttcttctctccGTTCCTTTCATTATCTTCGCTTATCTATTTGTTTCTGAATCTCTCGGTATTCAGATGCTGATTTTCATCTCTTTCGCTGGTCTTCAATTTGATGCTATCGAACTCGCTTCACGCGCTGTTCTTCCAAG ATTTTATGCTGCGGATGTAAGGAGAGAGAGTTTTGAAGTGTTTGATCGGTGTAAGAGGAAGGTAGTGGTGACGGCGAATCCGACGGTGATGGTGGATGCGTTTGTGAAGGATTATCTCGGCGGAGATAAGGTTTTGGGAACGGAAATTGAGGTGAACCCTAAGACAAAGAAGGCGACTGGATTTGTGAAGAAACCTGGTGTGCTTGTTGGAGATTTGAAGCGTTTGGCAGTTGTGAAAGAGTTTGGTGATGAATTGCCAGATTTTGGACTTGGAGATCGGAAAACTGATCATGATTTCATGTCAATTTGCAAG GAAGGGTACATGGTGCCTCCAAACAAATCAGCAAAACCAGTTCCACAAGAGCGTCTCAAGAGCCGAATCATCTTCCACGGCCACTTCATACAACGTCCAGACCCACTAAACGCCGCCATTAGCTTTGCCTGGATCCCCTTTGGCTTCATCCTCTCCATCATCGAAGTCTACTTAAACCTCCCTCTCCCTGATTTAGTGCGTCGCTGGCAAATTTTTGGGATTCCTAGTCCACAAGAAGGGAACCAAAGTcgataa